From one Ignavibacteria bacterium genomic stretch:
- a CDS encoding ferrous iron transport protein A, whose amino-acid sequence MTIPLQMAQTGRMYKVVTVSGTDVQAQRIRELGVVLGAELIVLRRHPFGGPLEIQLATRKIGIRLGSVHVVVEPVAENPEPLQGSVH is encoded by the coding sequence ATGACAATACCGCTTCAGATGGCACAAACCGGACGCATGTACAAGGTTGTTACCGTATCCGGGACCGATGTACAAGCCCAGCGAATTCGCGAACTTGGCGTCGTACTTGGTGCCGAGTTAATTGTTCTGCGCCGACATCCCTTTGGCGGCCCGCTTGAAATTCAGCTTGCCACCCGCAAAATAGGGATTCGCCTTGGATCGGTTCATGTTGTTGTTGAACCGGTTGCCGAGAACCCTGAACCGTTGCAGGGTAGTGTACACTAA
- a CDS encoding ferrous iron transporter B, which produces MTSGKTVALVGTPNVGKSTLFNALTGLRQRVGNFPGVTVEPMVGTVVTPGGSIILIDLPGVYSLHPASEDERLTIETLQGKHHSIPRPDAVLLVISSVDLEKCLALYAALASLNIPVLCCLTMVDALKAGGGMIDDIGMGHELGVTIIPVVGSKGLGIQDVKHALAQPLRIPRAPDIGDSVESRLKWAQGLVSRFVKPAAERALTRWLDKILLHPVWGTLVFISVMYFFFQSIFAWAEPLMELVENTFGWLQTWVGTMDMHPLLASFLSNGIIGGVGSLMVFLPQILILNLLITILEESGYLARGAFLVDRAMGVFGLQGRSFIPLLGSFACAIPGIMAARVIPSYRDRIATIMAAPLMTCSARLPVYVLIIAAVIPNTTIAGVFSLQGTVLAGLYVLGAISGLLIALVLKRTALRGSVVPFMIEFPEYRLPSLKNIGAVLFSRARDFVVATFTVIMGFSVVLWIFTQLPQATIPEGTSEVQAQHIQLEQSYAADIGKAIQPFFEPLGFDWRITIGVLTSYGARETFVSTMGQMYAADVADTDSSLRSILPEKFSLATGLSLLVYYVYALQCISTIIVMRRETATWKWPALAFAITFVLAYALSALTYTLAG; this is translated from the coding sequence ATGACGTCAGGTAAAACTGTTGCTCTGGTTGGTACGCCAAACGTAGGCAAGAGTACGCTCTTTAATGCGCTTACCGGGCTTCGGCAGCGAGTTGGCAACTTTCCGGGTGTGACTGTTGAACCAATGGTTGGCACGGTTGTAACCCCGGGAGGAAGTATTATCCTTATTGACCTTCCCGGTGTATATTCGTTACATCCTGCATCGGAAGATGAACGGCTTACCATTGAAACCCTTCAGGGTAAGCATCACAGCATACCCCGGCCTGACGCTGTTCTGCTGGTAATCAGTTCTGTTGATCTTGAGAAATGTTTGGCTCTCTATGCCGCTCTTGCTTCGCTGAACATTCCTGTTCTATGCTGTCTTACCATGGTTGATGCGCTTAAAGCCGGCGGGGGAATGATAGATGATATTGGAATGGGACATGAGCTTGGCGTTACCATCATTCCAGTGGTGGGGTCAAAGGGGCTTGGTATTCAGGATGTAAAACATGCTCTGGCACAACCACTGCGTATTCCGCGTGCACCCGATATCGGTGATTCTGTGGAATCACGGTTGAAATGGGCACAGGGCCTGGTATCACGCTTTGTGAAGCCGGCAGCAGAGCGGGCTCTTACACGATGGCTGGATAAAATTCTGCTGCATCCGGTGTGGGGTACTCTGGTGTTTATTTCCGTGATGTATTTCTTCTTCCAGAGCATCTTTGCCTGGGCCGAGCCACTGATGGAGCTTGTAGAGAATACATTCGGCTGGCTGCAGACGTGGGTAGGGACCATGGATATGCATCCGCTGCTGGCGTCCTTCCTGTCAAACGGTATTATCGGAGGTGTTGGCTCGCTTATGGTGTTCCTGCCTCAAATCTTGATATTAAATTTATTGATAACAATTCTTGAAGAGAGCGGTTATCTGGCCAGAGGCGCATTCCTGGTTGACAGGGCGATGGGTGTTTTCGGTCTTCAGGGACGGTCCTTTATCCCGCTCCTTGGGTCGTTTGCCTGTGCCATCCCCGGGATTATGGCTGCCCGCGTCATCCCGTCATACCGCGACCGCATAGCCACCATTATGGCGGCACCGTTAATGACGTGCTCTGCCCGATTGCCGGTATATGTTCTGATCATCGCTGCAGTGATACCAAACACAACGATTGCGGGTGTGTTCTCGTTGCAGGGAACAGTACTGGCAGGATTGTACGTACTTGGTGCAATCAGTGGTTTGCTGATTGCCCTGGTGTTAAAGCGGACAGCACTGCGGGGATCGGTTGTACCGTTTATGATTGAATTTCCGGAATATCGGCTGCCGTCACTGAAGAACATCGGTGCGGTTCTCTTTAGCCGCGCCCGTGATTTCGTGGTTGCAACATTCACGGTCATCATGGGGTTTTCGGTCGTGCTCTGGATTTTTACGCAGTTGCCGCAGGCCACCATACCGGAGGGGACATCTGAGGTACAGGCGCAGCATATTCAGCTGGAGCAGTCGTACGCAGCCGATATCGGCAAGGCAATACAGCCATTCTTTGAGCCTCTGGGATTTGACTGGCGGATCACGATTGGCGTGCTAACCAGCTACGGTGCACGAGAGACGTTTGTAAGCACGATGGGGCAGATGTATGCGGCCGATGTTGCCGATACCGACTCGTCATTGCGGTCAATTCTTCCGGAGAAGTTCTCGCTGGCAACCGGACTAAGCCTGTTGGTGTATTACGTGTATGCCTTGCAGTGTATCAGTACCATCATTGTGATGCGCCGCGAAACGGCTACCTGGAAGTGGCCGGCACTTGCTTTTGCAATTACGTTTGTTCTGGCGTATGCATTATCGGCATTAACCTATACCCTTGCAGGGTAA
- a CDS encoding right-handed parallel beta-helix repeat-containing protein: MVNRAFFLLPLSFLCSYAATLHTGPGFEFETPNLAAAAAVAGDTVLIHDAVYEGTFYISNVLGTEAMPIVFRGESTSGVIFRGGTESLHFSRCGHLIIENFTVERQTGNGMNIDDGGEYDSPVRGFVIRNVTFREMAATGNNDMLKMSGVDEFRIENCTFTDGSPGGSGIDFVGCHHGVITKNTFRNMGSNAIQAKGGTQYLLIAGNSFTDCGHRSINLGGNTSLAYFRPPDARFEAADILVAANVFTGSTAPVGFVGCTRVRVVNNLIQQPQKWAFRILQETVDETRFVPCGNNMFCNNIIIYDQNLSTLVNIGPNTAPETFVVSHNVWYNGSSVTVLPTVGLPFTETNSRAGADPMLQGMCPLPQSPVVGAGRRVEGLTVDYGGKPFGVPPSIGACETDIPVSVAVKPLPCNRRFTVLGYSVKGAVVDVSSEWSPCRVFVYDGMGRLLSTHDVTAGIHVLDGIDHRNYLVGKPLPATTHSEALR, encoded by the coding sequence ATGGTTAACCGTGCTTTTTTCCTGCTACCCTTGAGTTTCCTGTGCTCCTATGCGGCTACACTGCATACAGGACCAGGCTTTGAGTTCGAAACGCCTAACCTGGCAGCTGCGGCCGCTGTGGCGGGTGACACGGTGCTGATACACGATGCTGTGTACGAGGGCACGTTTTATATCAGCAATGTGCTGGGTACCGAGGCGATGCCAATTGTTTTTCGTGGTGAAAGCACATCGGGCGTGATTTTCCGCGGCGGTACGGAGTCACTGCACTTTTCACGGTGCGGACATCTTATTATCGAAAACTTTACGGTTGAGCGGCAGACCGGTAATGGAATGAATATCGACGATGGCGGAGAGTATGATTCACCTGTACGGGGCTTTGTCATTCGGAATGTTACGTTCCGTGAGATGGCCGCTACGGGCAACAATGATATGCTTAAAATGAGTGGCGTGGATGAATTCAGGATTGAGAATTGTACGTTTACGGACGGAAGTCCGGGCGGCAGTGGTATTGATTTTGTTGGCTGCCATCACGGGGTGATCACAAAGAATACGTTCCGAAATATGGGCAGTAATGCCATTCAGGCAAAAGGTGGAACACAATATCTGCTGATAGCAGGAAATTCGTTTACTGACTGCGGACATCGCTCAATTAACCTGGGTGGCAATACGAGTCTTGCGTACTTCCGTCCGCCCGATGCACGGTTCGAGGCTGCCGATATCCTGGTTGCCGCTAATGTTTTTACCGGCAGTACTGCGCCGGTTGGCTTTGTTGGGTGCACACGGGTGCGGGTGGTGAACAACCTGATTCAACAGCCGCAAAAGTGGGCATTCCGGATACTGCAGGAAACGGTTGATGAGACTCGCTTTGTGCCGTGTGGCAACAACATGTTTTGCAATAATATCATTATTTATGACCAGAATCTATCAACATTGGTTAATATTGGTCCGAATACAGCCCCTGAAACATTCGTTGTGTCACATAATGTGTGGTATAACGGATCCTCTGTAACAGTGCTTCCAACGGTTGGCCTTCCGTTTACCGAAACCAACAGTCGTGCCGGTGCTGATCCGATGCTGCAGGGGATGTGTCCGCTACCGCAGTCACCGGTTGTGGGTGCCGGCCGGCGTGTTGAAGGCCTCACCGTTGATTATGGTGGCAAACCATTTGGCGTCCCGCCCAGTATCGGAGCCTGCGAAACTGATATTCCGGTTTCAGTTGCTGTAAAGCCCCTTCCCTGCAATCGGCGGTTTACTGTTCTGGGGTATTCTGTGAAAGGGGCTGTGGTAGATGTAAGCAGCGAGTGGTCTCCCTGCCGGGTGTTTGTTTATGATGGTATGGGGCGTCTGCTCTCAACGCACGATGTTACTGCGGGAATTCACGTCCTGGACGGTATTGATCATCGAAATTACCTTGTTGGCAAGCCACTGCCCGCAACTACTCATAGCGAAGCGCTTCGATAG
- a CDS encoding efflux RND transporter periplasmic adaptor subunit, which translates to MAKKKTRWFIILSIAFIVFVIVSASLWFVTSRGADTILVSTQPVQKRTIVQTVNAIGNLQPEFMVKISSEASGEIIYLGARDGDTVQKGQLLVRIQPDLVQTQMAQSVAAADASRLSITIAKAEMDRTDAEFKRINELYKKDYATQEELDRAKAAYEQAHGRYTQAQSTYAQARAALRQTEATASRTTIVSPMAGVVTYLAVENGEKVVGTAQMQGTEIMRIANLNIMNAWVDVDENDVAMLSVGDTARITVDALPDTSFTGIVYEISHSPRATAQGTQNEVINFQVRIRIQNPDKRMRPGMSVSVDIETETRHNVPAVPIQAITIQQPKQDNGSSDDWRVSDRNQKSRSRQNEPQSIVWVSNGTSVRSRPIHTGISDHGYIQVLSGLKLGEHVVTSPFAAVTKLLSDGSKIKVEAPEQRKARFDKLRKGTQE; encoded by the coding sequence ATGGCAAAGAAAAAAACACGATGGTTTATCATACTGAGCATTGCCTTTATCGTATTCGTCATCGTCAGCGCGTCTCTCTGGTTTGTTACATCCCGGGGTGCCGACACCATCCTTGTTTCTACACAGCCCGTTCAGAAGCGAACAATTGTGCAAACGGTAAATGCCATCGGAAACCTGCAACCTGAGTTCATGGTAAAAATCTCGTCCGAAGCCAGTGGCGAGATTATTTACCTTGGCGCTCGTGACGGTGATACCGTTCAGAAGGGACAGTTGCTGGTTCGGATTCAGCCCGACCTGGTACAAACTCAGATGGCTCAGTCCGTTGCCGCAGCCGATGCATCCCGCCTCTCAATAACGATTGCAAAGGCCGAAATGGACCGTACTGATGCTGAATTTAAACGTATTAACGAACTTTATAAAAAAGACTATGCAACACAGGAAGAGCTGGACAGAGCTAAGGCTGCGTACGAGCAGGCTCACGGACGCTATACCCAGGCTCAGAGCACCTATGCCCAGGCTCGCGCAGCATTACGGCAGACCGAAGCTACTGCAAGCAGAACCACCATCGTTAGCCCTATGGCGGGCGTTGTGACCTACCTTGCCGTTGAAAATGGCGAGAAAGTGGTAGGTACGGCTCAAATGCAGGGAACCGAAATCATGCGGATTGCAAACCTGAACATCATGAATGCATGGGTGGACGTGGATGAAAACGATGTTGCCATGCTCTCTGTTGGCGATACCGCCAGGATTACCGTTGATGCCCTGCCCGACACATCATTTACCGGCATTGTGTACGAGATCAGTCACTCACCTCGAGCTACGGCACAAGGCACCCAGAATGAAGTCATTAACTTTCAGGTCCGCATCCGAATTCAGAATCCCGATAAACGGATGCGTCCCGGCATGAGCGTTAGTGTTGATATTGAAACCGAAACCCGGCACAACGTCCCGGCAGTTCCAATTCAGGCAATCACGATTCAGCAGCCCAAGCAGGACAATGGAAGTTCTGATGACTGGCGCGTTTCTGACCGAAACCAGAAATCCCGCAGCAGGCAGAACGAACCCCAGAGCATCGTCTGGGTATCCAATGGTACCTCGGTACGGTCACGGCCTATCCACACCGGCATCAGTGACCACGGATATATTCAGGTACTCTCGGGTCTGAAACTGGGCGAACACGTTGTTACCAGCCCCTTTGCTGCAGTAACAAAGCTGCTGAGTGACGGAAGCAAAATCAAGGTTGAAGCACCGGAGCAGCGAAAGGCAAGATTCGACAAACTGCGCAAAGGCACACAGGAATGA
- a CDS encoding DUF2007 domain-containing protein: MREIAVFYNEFEAEFAAGYLRDHDVQVELVDRNVGGSLVAFGVAAGGIKLFVPDHQIPYAEELLQELQRPDNGDGSQGAQDNGGLDECASVPVECIGGLLC; encoded by the coding sequence ATGCGTGAGATTGCAGTTTTTTACAACGAATTCGAGGCGGAGTTTGCCGCCGGATATCTGCGTGACCATGATGTGCAGGTAGAGTTGGTTGACCGGAACGTTGGCGGATCACTGGTGGCTTTTGGGGTTGCAGCGGGCGGTATCAAGTTGTTTGTTCCCGACCACCAAATCCCCTACGCAGAGGAGTTATTACAGGAATTACAAAGACCTGATAATGGTGACGGTTCTCAGGGGGCTCAGGATAACGGTGGGTTAGATGAATGTGCCTCCGTACCGGTTGAATGTATCGGCGGGCTCCTGTGCTAA
- the mgtE gene encoding magnesium transporter yields the protein MYAHLITPEIEELVRARDFVTIREVLADWAPVDVAELIADLQNEARAIVFASLPKDVASETFSYCDFDTQQDLLHELAREKVAEILNDMNPDDRTQFFEELPANVVQELINTLSPEERSVALALLNWPENSVGRLMTPDYVIVKKHWTVQQALEHIRQYGKDSETLNYLYVTEHGTLVDDIHIRELLLSDPAALVSTMMDYKAESLHATDDQDTAVAMFRRLDRFALPVVDADRKLLGIVTIDDVLDVAEEQATEEMQRFGGSAALHEPYMEATIRDLFRKRAIWLVVLFLGGIVTATALTYFERIIDSAVILAILLPMIISNGGNSGSQAATLIVRALALGEVTLSDWWTIVRREFIVGLMLGFMLGVLGFARIVIWAALDGTFGIVSILLGFVVFLSLVAIVTAGAVTGSVLPLVMKWLGFDPAASSAPFIATFSDVVGTIIYFTIATMLLAGVLL from the coding sequence ATGTATGCACACCTGATCACGCCCGAAATCGAAGAGCTGGTTCGTGCGCGGGATTTTGTAACCATTCGTGAAGTTCTTGCCGACTGGGCACCTGTTGACGTGGCGGAACTCATTGCTGATCTGCAAAACGAAGCGCGCGCCATCGTATTTGCATCGCTGCCAAAGGATGTGGCAAGCGAAACATTCTCCTATTGCGATTTCGATACCCAGCAGGACCTGCTGCATGAGCTTGCACGCGAGAAGGTGGCCGAAATTCTGAACGACATGAATCCGGATGACCGGACCCAGTTTTTTGAAGAGCTGCCTGCCAATGTTGTGCAAGAGCTCATTAATACCCTGTCACCCGAGGAGCGGAGCGTAGCCCTTGCACTGCTGAACTGGCCCGAAAACTCGGTTGGCCGACTGATGACGCCCGACTACGTTATTGTAAAAAAACATTGGACTGTTCAGCAGGCTTTGGAGCATATCAGGCAGTATGGCAAGGATTCCGAGACACTGAACTACCTGTACGTAACAGAACACGGAACGCTGGTAGATGATATCCATATCCGCGAGCTGCTTCTGTCTGACCCGGCGGCTCTTGTTAGCACCATGATGGACTACAAGGCAGAATCACTGCACGCTACCGACGATCAGGATACAGCCGTGGCTATGTTTAGGAGGCTCGACAGGTTTGCTCTACCGGTTGTTGATGCTGACCGCAAGCTGTTAGGGATTGTAACGATTGACGACGTGTTAGACGTTGCCGAAGAACAGGCCACCGAAGAGATGCAACGTTTCGGTGGTTCGGCTGCACTGCATGAACCATATATGGAAGCTACCATCCGCGACCTATTCCGCAAACGTGCAATCTGGCTTGTGGTATTGTTTCTTGGGGGTATCGTTACGGCTACGGCTCTAACCTACTTTGAACGCATTATCGACAGTGCCGTTATCCTGGCCATCCTTTTGCCGATGATCATCAGTAACGGTGGCAACAGCGGTTCCCAGGCTGCCACCCTGATCGTACGTGCCCTGGCACTTGGCGAGGTTACGCTTAGTGACTGGTGGACGATTGTCCGGCGAGAATTTATCGTCGGCCTAATGCTTGGCTTTATGTTAGGAGTACTTGGCTTTGCACGAATTGTAATCTGGGCCGCTTTAGACGGGACGTTTGGAATTGTAAGCATCCTGCTTGGCTTTGTTGTTTTCCTCTCATTAGTAGCAATCGTTACTGCCGGTGCCGTTACCGGCTCCGTGCTCCCTCTGGTGATGAAATGGCTGGGCTTTGATCCGGCAGCATCCAGCGCACCGTTTATTGCAACGTTTAGTGATGTGGTGGGGACAATTATCTATTTTACAATTGCAACAATGCTGCTGGCCGGCGTGCTGCTGTAA
- a CDS encoding ABC transporter permease translates to MNLRESVAMALDAVRANKLRSSLTLLSVGIGVFAIIASVGITSTLSASLSTQLADLGEHSFLIQRTPSFQFHGNWRKYMKRKPITVELARQFRQRMTLTPLITVSNTSPGYTIKRGLESTNPDVSLIGIDHMYFAVNSALIASGRSFVEQDVVLGSRNAIIGYDVANLLFPNEDPLGKVITVRNQRFTVVGILERKGGVLGQSQDNRVLIPISVFVKYYTSEWDTSVDISVKAVSAIALEPTVDEAIGVMRLLRRVRPGEENNFELDTNEALTSQFSNLSSAILVVAWISGLGALLAAGIGIMNMMLVSVKERTREIGVRKALGARRSWIVRQFLIESITLCQLGGFTGIIGGLGITAVTALILQSAGMPSLSIVWPWQTVIFSVIACTAIGMVFGLYPAWQAARLDPIEALRYE, encoded by the coding sequence ATGAACCTTCGGGAATCAGTGGCAATGGCACTGGACGCCGTCCGTGCCAATAAACTACGGTCAAGTTTAACCCTCCTTTCTGTTGGGATCGGCGTGTTTGCCATCATCGCGTCAGTGGGTATCACCTCTACACTCTCTGCCTCGCTTAGTACACAGCTTGCAGACCTTGGGGAACACAGCTTCCTTATCCAACGAACGCCGTCGTTTCAGTTTCATGGCAACTGGCGCAAGTACATGAAACGAAAGCCAATCACTGTAGAGCTTGCTCGACAGTTTCGGCAAAGGATGACGCTGACACCGCTGATTACCGTTAGCAACACATCACCGGGATACACAATTAAGCGTGGACTTGAGTCAACAAATCCCGACGTTTCGCTTATCGGCATTGACCACATGTATTTTGCTGTGAACAGCGCGTTGATTGCTTCGGGACGCTCCTTTGTGGAGCAGGACGTTGTTCTTGGTTCGCGCAATGCTATTATTGGTTATGATGTGGCCAACCTGCTGTTCCCGAACGAAGATCCGCTTGGCAAGGTTATTACTGTGAGAAACCAGAGGTTCACAGTTGTAGGCATTCTGGAACGGAAGGGCGGGGTTTTAGGACAAAGCCAGGATAACCGGGTACTGATTCCGATTAGTGTTTTTGTTAAGTATTATACCTCTGAGTGGGACACCAGTGTTGACATCAGCGTTAAGGCAGTGTCGGCCATTGCCCTTGAGCCAACGGTTGACGAAGCCATTGGAGTGATGCGTTTACTTCGGCGTGTAAGGCCGGGTGAAGAAAACAACTTTGAACTGGACACCAACGAAGCATTAACCTCGCAGTTCAGTAACCTAAGCTCTGCCATCCTTGTTGTGGCCTGGATCAGTGGTCTGGGTGCACTGCTTGCCGCTGGCATCGGCATTATGAACATGATGCTGGTAAGCGTAAAGGAACGTACTCGTGAAATTGGCGTACGTAAAGCTCTTGGTGCCCGACGGTCCTGGATTGTCCGCCAATTCCTCATTGAAAGCATCACGCTGTGTCAGCTTGGTGGTTTCACCGGCATCATCGGAGGTCTGGGTATCACCGCCGTCACAGCCCTGATCCTGCAATCTGCCGGAATGCCATCACTGAGCATCGTATGGCCATGGCAAACCGTTATCTTCAGCGTGATCGCCTGTACAGCCATCGGTATGGTGTTTGGCTTGTATCCGGCGTGGCAGGCTGCGCGGCTTGACCCTATCGAAGCGCTTCGCTATGAGTAG
- a CDS encoding ABC transporter ATP-binding protein produces the protein MIAIEHVSKVYAMGEEDVHALNDVSLTINDNEFLAIMGPSGSGKSTLMNMLGCLDTPSSGTYLFKGKDVRAMSDSELAEVRNREIGFVFQTFNLLPRSTALQNVELPLVYAGVKASERRRRATEALNQVGLADRVDHKPNELSGGQRQRVAIARALVTKPAIILADEPTGNLDSKTGDDIMAMFKAVWQAGNTVILVTHEEEVARHAKRIIRLRDGRIESDDATPE, from the coding sequence ATCATCGCCATTGAGCATGTCTCGAAAGTGTACGCCATGGGCGAGGAAGACGTTCACGCCCTGAACGATGTTTCCTTAACTATTAACGATAATGAGTTTCTTGCCATCATGGGTCCCAGCGGCTCCGGCAAGAGCACCCTCATGAATATGCTCGGATGCCTTGATACCCCATCATCGGGTACCTACCTCTTTAAGGGTAAAGACGTTCGCGCAATGTCTGACAGCGAACTGGCCGAGGTACGAAACCGCGAAATCGGCTTTGTTTTTCAAACCTTCAACCTCCTGCCCCGGTCAACAGCATTGCAGAATGTGGAACTCCCTCTGGTGTATGCGGGCGTAAAAGCGTCAGAACGGCGTCGTCGGGCCACTGAAGCTCTAAACCAGGTAGGCCTGGCCGACAGGGTTGACCACAAACCCAACGAATTGAGCGGCGGACAACGCCAGCGCGTGGCCATTGCCCGTGCCTTAGTTACCAAGCCTGCCATCATCCTTGCCGATGAACCAACAGGCAACCTGGATAGTAAAACAGGTGATGATATTATGGCAATGTTTAAAGCCGTGTGGCAGGCCGGGAATACCGTTATTCTGGTTACTCACGAAGAAGAAGTAGCCAGACATGCCAAACGAATTATCCGGCTTCGCGACGGAAGAATAGAGAGCGATGATGCTACGCCTGAGTGA
- a CDS encoding ABC transporter permease, with the protein MMLRLSELTESFRISVTALRQNLMRSVLTTGGVVVGVLLVVVMGWTLKGLDSVWEQTIGILGRDMLYIDKWHWGGGGNWRTMEARKNITYEQALRMQERMESAEYTIPVIQRWGGSISFRNKQVMCSVQGTTADYGNTPAGATEMGRWFSGIENQHGARVTVIGHGIAKTLFPERDALGKVIKINGHPFTIIGVVERRGFVFMDFIDNQVFIPIGTFQTTYGFFGKSFSVAVKAGNEKLMDIVRDEARGHMRSIRNVPPGSEDDFSINEMEAFDQQVASIRYSIWAVGIGLTVLAFVVGSIGIMNIMYVSVTERTREIGIRKALGARRSSLLVQFLIESSALCVIGAVIALPIAQILVGTTYWVAHSIFNLEWLSAVSPFIQFDLLLIAIGVSVVVGLMAGLLPAVRASRLDPVEALRYE; encoded by the coding sequence ATGATGCTACGCCTGAGTGAGCTGACAGAATCGTTCAGAATTTCCGTTACCGCTCTCCGGCAAAACCTGATGCGGTCAGTTCTCACAACCGGAGGTGTTGTGGTTGGCGTGTTACTTGTTGTGGTCATGGGTTGGACGTTAAAGGGGCTTGACTCGGTATGGGAACAAACCATTGGTATTCTTGGCAGGGACATGCTCTACATTGACAAATGGCATTGGGGGGGTGGCGGGAACTGGCGAACAATGGAAGCGCGGAAAAACATCACATACGAACAGGCCTTACGCATGCAGGAGCGCATGGAAAGTGCCGAATATACAATCCCGGTAATTCAGCGTTGGGGCGGAAGTATTAGCTTTCGCAACAAACAGGTGATGTGCAGCGTGCAGGGTACAACAGCGGATTATGGTAACACTCCGGCGGGAGCCACCGAGATGGGACGCTGGTTTAGCGGTATTGAAAATCAGCACGGTGCGCGAGTTACTGTGATCGGGCATGGTATTGCAAAAACTCTGTTTCCTGAACGGGATGCTCTTGGCAAAGTCATTAAAATTAATGGTCACCCGTTTACGATTATTGGGGTTGTGGAGCGGCGCGGTTTTGTTTTCATGGACTTTATCGACAATCAGGTTTTTATTCCAATTGGAACATTTCAGACAACCTATGGCTTTTTTGGGAAAAGCTTTTCTGTTGCCGTCAAAGCCGGGAACGAGAAACTGATGGATATTGTGCGTGACGAAGCACGCGGCCACATGCGTTCAATCAGGAATGTTCCTCCGGGAAGCGAGGATGATTTTAGTATCAACGAAATGGAGGCGTTCGATCAGCAGGTAGCCTCCATACGGTATTCAATCTGGGCAGTTGGTATCGGGTTAACGGTTCTGGCCTTTGTTGTTGGCTCGATTGGCATCATGAACATCATGTACGTTAGCGTAACCGAGCGCACCCGCGAGATTGGTATCCGGAAAGCACTTGGAGCCCGCCGGTCCAGTCTGCTCGTCCAGTTTCTGATCGAGAGCTCGGCACTCTGCGTGATCGGAGCGGTTATTGCCCTGCCAATCGCCCAGATCTTAGTGGGAACAACATACTGGGTTGCGCACTCGATCTTTAATCTGGAGTGGCTTAGTGCCGTAAGCCCCTTTATCCAATTTGATCTACTACTCATCGCCATTGGTGTTTCGGTAGTTGTTGGCCTTATGGCCGGTTTACTGCCGGCAGTACGTGCTTCACGATTAGATCCGGTCGAGGCTCTGCGATATGAATAA